In Aristaeella hokkaidonensis, the following are encoded in one genomic region:
- a CDS encoding arginine repressor, translated as MKSSRQDEILRIIRERDVETQEELASELRKTGYKVTQATVSRDIRELKLIKVAANGGGFKYAKPERHETAVSDRLTRILNDSLVNVDFSGNMIVVKTLSGSANVAAEALDNLGWEEILGTIAGDNTIFIVARDAADTAEITNRIRKLTDHR; from the coding sequence ATGAAATCCAGTCGACAGGATGAAATTTTACGGATTATCAGGGAAAGAGACGTGGAAACGCAGGAGGAACTTGCATCAGAGCTTCGGAAAACAGGATATAAAGTTACGCAGGCTACTGTTTCCAGGGATATCAGGGAGCTGAAACTGATCAAGGTGGCTGCGAATGGCGGCGGTTTCAAATATGCCAAACCGGAGAGACACGAAACCGCAGTCAGCGACAGACTGACCAGAATCCTGAATGATTCCCTGGTAAATGTTGATTTTTCCGGAAATATGATTGTTGTCAAGACACTCAGCGGATCTGCCAATGTGGCAGCAGAAGCACTGGACAATCTCGGATGGGAAGAAATACTTGGCACAATTGCCGGAGATAATACAATTTTTATTGTAGCCAGAGACGCTGCGGATACAGCTGAGATCACGAACAGAATCCGTAAACTGACTGATCACAGATAA
- the recN gene encoding DNA repair protein RecN, giving the protein MLKSLKIHQIALIDDVAIQFHEGMQALTGETGAGKSIVVDAVTLILGGRADRDLIRTGCEKASVEAEFSVRENRNVQAFMDQEGIEYDGENITIYREISTGGKNICRVCGVMIPVARLRDLAGWLLDLHGQNDHRFLTDPDMHLEFLDQTGDEKHRLLLDKVGESCEAFLNNHRAYARLVKKNENRESKLNSLEHDLEELRKAHIRNGEAEQLLEERKKAEEILKKSEMLKEIREHLSGNEDGFSALSEIKAASALMKSLSEKSIEIKEISDRSESLFFELEEIAYQISQMSDRLGFNPEDVERIDQRLDLIHRLERKYGITSSEIQDYTAGLEEEYKTLVNLEDEVNRMSSEHKKTLSLYRGAAKELTESRKKLASAFEKKMMKELGDLGMGNTVFSVAFKPNETGKPIMPSEHGDDRIEFMISPNPGEPLKPLAKIASGGELSRIMLVVKTMETSHSGVESMVFDEIDTGISGRMAQVVAEKMMSISCEKQVICVTHLPQIAAASDYHYLVQKTVSGNRTHTSVTELGRKDRIAEVGRMISGADGITVESNAYAERLISAADSIKHQRKKM; this is encoded by the coding sequence ATGTTAAAATCCTTAAAGATTCATCAAATTGCTCTTATCGATGATGTTGCGATTCAATTTCATGAAGGCATGCAGGCTCTGACTGGAGAGACGGGTGCCGGAAAAAGCATTGTTGTCGATGCGGTAACGCTTATCCTCGGAGGAAGAGCAGACAGGGACCTGATCCGTACCGGATGCGAAAAGGCGTCTGTAGAGGCTGAGTTTTCAGTCCGGGAAAACAGAAACGTTCAGGCATTCATGGACCAGGAAGGCATTGAATATGACGGTGAAAATATAACAATATACAGGGAAATATCCACCGGCGGTAAAAACATATGCCGGGTCTGCGGCGTGATGATTCCGGTTGCGAGACTCAGGGATCTGGCCGGCTGGCTGCTTGATCTTCATGGACAGAATGATCACAGATTCCTTACAGATCCGGATATGCATCTGGAGTTCCTCGATCAGACCGGTGATGAAAAACACAGACTACTTCTGGACAAAGTTGGCGAAAGCTGTGAAGCTTTCCTGAATAATCACAGAGCATACGCACGTCTGGTTAAAAAAAATGAAAACAGAGAGTCTAAGCTCAATTCACTTGAACATGATCTTGAAGAACTGCGGAAGGCGCATATCCGGAACGGAGAAGCAGAGCAACTCCTGGAGGAAAGGAAAAAAGCCGAAGAAATTCTGAAAAAATCAGAAATGCTTAAAGAAATAAGGGAACATCTGTCCGGGAATGAAGACGGGTTTTCTGCACTCTCAGAGATTAAAGCAGCCTCAGCTCTGATGAAGTCTCTTTCGGAAAAAAGTATTGAGATCAAAGAAATCAGTGACAGGAGTGAATCTTTGTTCTTTGAACTGGAAGAAATAGCTTATCAGATCAGCCAGATGTCAGACCGGCTTGGATTCAATCCGGAAGATGTCGAGCGGATAGATCAAAGGCTTGACCTGATTCATCGTCTGGAACGTAAATACGGAATAACATCATCGGAAATACAGGATTATACCGCAGGACTGGAAGAAGAATACAAAACTCTGGTTAATCTGGAAGATGAAGTTAACAGGATGTCTTCTGAACATAAAAAAACGCTGAGCCTCTACAGAGGTGCGGCTAAAGAACTGACAGAGTCCAGAAAAAAACTTGCATCTGCTTTTGAAAAAAAGATGATGAAGGAACTCGGTGACCTGGGAATGGGGAACACTGTTTTCAGTGTTGCGTTTAAGCCCAATGAAACCGGAAAGCCCATTATGCCGTCTGAACATGGAGATGACAGAATCGAATTCATGATCAGCCCGAATCCGGGAGAACCCTTAAAACCGTTGGCGAAAATAGCTTCAGGCGGTGAACTGAGCAGAATCATGCTGGTGGTCAAAACAATGGAAACTTCACATTCCGGAGTGGAGTCCATGGTCTTTGATGAAATCGATACAGGCATAAGCGGGCGTATGGCCCAGGTTGTAGCTGAAAAAATGATGTCCATCTCCTGTGAAAAACAGGTAATCTGTGTTACTCATCTTCCGCAGATTGCGGCAGCATCAGATTATCATTACCTGGTACAGAAAACTGTTTCAGGCAACAGAACGCATACTTCTGTCACGGAACTCGGGCGGAAGGATAGAATCGCTGAGGTAGGAAGAATGATCAGCGGTGCAGACGGCATTACAGTTGAATCCAACGCATATGCAGAGCGACTGATATCTGCAGCAGATTCAATAAAGCATCAAAGGAAGAAAATGTAA
- the ppdK gene encoding pyruvate, phosphate dikinase — protein sequence MSKKYLYLFTEGDATMRELLGGKGANLAEMTKVGLPVPQGFTISTEACTQYYEDGRQINDEIQAQIMEYITKMEEINGKKFGDLKNPLLVSVRSGARASMPGMMDTILNLGLNDEVVEAMIAGNSDPKFARFVYDSYRRFIQMYSDVVMEVGKKYFEQLIDEMKAKKGVTYDVELTAEDLKELAGQFKAEYKSKIGEDFPADPKEQLMGAVKAVFRSWDNPRANVYRRDNDIPYSWGTAVNVMPMVFGNLNDNSGTGVAFTRDPATGENKLMGEFLVNAQGEDVVAGVRTPMPISQMKDQFPEAYAEFEKVCSLLEKHYRDMQDMEFTVENGKLYMLQCRNGKRTAQAALKIACDLVDEGMRTEEEAVSMIDPRNLDTLLHPQFDAAALKKAEPIGKGLGASPGAACGKIVFTAEDAEKWAERGEKVVLVRLETSPEDITGMKSAQGILTVRGGMTSHAAVVARGMGKCCVSGCGEIAMDEENKKFELAGKTFKEGDFISIDGTTGRIYDGLIPTVDAKIAGEFGRIMAWADKYRKLHVRTNADTPADARKARELGAEGIGLCRTEHMFFEPERIAAFREMICSDTVEEREAALNKILPYQQSDFEKLYEALEGYPVCIRFLDPPLHEFVPTNDEEIKQLADAQGKSVETIRNIIASLHEFNPMMGHRGCRLAVTYPEIAKMQTKAVIRAAINTQKAHPDWHIRPEIMIPLVCEVKELKFVKKVVIETADAEIANAGAALEYEVGTMIEIPRAALTADEIAAEADFFCFGTNDLTQMTFGFSRDDAGKFLSAYYDTKIFENDPFAKLDQTGVGKLMKMAIELGRPVNPKLHVGICGEHGGDPSSVEFCHKIGLDYVSCSPFRVPIARLAAAQAAISNSGK from the coding sequence ATGTCCAAAAAGTATCTGTACCTCTTCACTGAAGGCGATGCCACCATGCGTGAATTGCTTGGCGGCAAAGGCGCTAATCTTGCCGAGATGACCAAAGTCGGCCTGCCTGTTCCGCAGGGATTTACCATTTCGACGGAAGCCTGTACCCAGTACTATGAAGACGGTCGTCAGATTAACGACGAAATCCAGGCACAGATCATGGAATATATTACCAAAATGGAGGAAATCAACGGTAAGAAGTTTGGCGATCTGAAAAATCCGCTGCTGGTTTCCGTCCGCTCCGGTGCACGGGCATCCATGCCTGGTATGATGGACACAATTCTCAATCTCGGACTGAATGATGAAGTTGTGGAAGCCATGATTGCCGGAAACAGCGATCCCAAATTTGCCCGTTTTGTGTACGACAGCTACCGCCGTTTTATCCAGATGTATTCCGACGTGGTTATGGAGGTCGGAAAAAAATACTTTGAACAGCTGATCGACGAGATGAAGGCAAAGAAAGGCGTCACCTACGATGTCGAGCTGACGGCTGAAGATCTGAAAGAACTGGCGGGTCAGTTCAAAGCTGAATACAAATCCAAGATCGGGGAAGATTTCCCCGCAGATCCCAAAGAACAGCTGATGGGCGCGGTGAAAGCCGTGTTCCGTTCCTGGGACAACCCTCGCGCAAATGTATATCGCAGAGATAATGATATTCCGTACAGCTGGGGCACTGCAGTCAATGTTATGCCCATGGTATTCGGCAATCTGAATGACAATTCCGGCACCGGCGTTGCGTTTACCCGTGATCCCGCAACAGGCGAAAACAAGCTGATGGGCGAATTCCTTGTGAATGCCCAGGGTGAGGACGTTGTTGCCGGTGTACGTACACCCATGCCGATTTCCCAGATGAAGGATCAGTTCCCTGAAGCATATGCTGAATTTGAAAAAGTCTGCAGCCTGCTTGAAAAGCATTACCGTGATATGCAGGACATGGAATTCACCGTTGAGAACGGAAAGCTGTACATGCTGCAGTGCCGTAACGGCAAGAGAACAGCCCAGGCTGCGCTGAAGATTGCATGTGATCTTGTGGATGAAGGCATGCGCACTGAAGAGGAAGCAGTATCCATGATTGATCCCCGCAATCTGGACACGCTTCTCCATCCTCAGTTTGATGCCGCGGCTCTGAAGAAGGCTGAGCCGATCGGAAAAGGACTTGGCGCTTCTCCCGGCGCTGCCTGCGGTAAAATCGTGTTCACTGCAGAAGATGCAGAAAAATGGGCGGAAAGAGGAGAGAAAGTTGTCCTGGTTCGTCTGGAAACTTCTCCGGAAGATATCACTGGCATGAAGAGTGCTCAGGGTATCCTGACCGTGCGCGGCGGTATGACAAGCCACGCTGCGGTTGTGGCGCGCGGCATGGGTAAATGCTGTGTTTCCGGCTGCGGTGAAATCGCTATGGATGAGGAAAACAAGAAATTTGAGCTGGCCGGCAAGACCTTCAAAGAAGGGGATTTCATTTCCATCGACGGAACGACCGGACGCATTTATGACGGCCTGATTCCTACGGTCGATGCAAAGATTGCCGGAGAATTCGGCAGGATTATGGCCTGGGCTGATAAATACCGCAAGCTTCATGTCCGCACAAATGCCGATACCCCCGCAGATGCCAGAAAAGCCAGAGAACTCGGTGCCGAGGGCATCGGCCTGTGCCGTACTGAGCATATGTTCTTTGAACCGGAGCGCATTGCCGCTTTCCGTGAAATGATCTGTTCCGACACGGTGGAAGAACGTGAAGCGGCATTAAACAAGATTCTTCCTTATCAGCAAAGCGATTTTGAGAAACTGTATGAAGCACTTGAAGGATATCCTGTCTGCATCCGGTTCCTCGATCCGCCTCTTCATGAGTTTGTTCCCACAAATGATGAAGAGATCAAGCAGCTTGCTGATGCGCAGGGAAAGAGTGTTGAAACCATCAGGAACATCATTGCTTCTCTGCATGAGTTTAACCCGATGATGGGCCATCGCGGATGCCGTCTGGCGGTCACCTATCCTGAAATTGCCAAAATGCAGACTAAAGCTGTGATCAGGGCTGCAATCAATACTCAGAAGGCTCATCCCGACTGGCATATTCGTCCTGAAATCATGATTCCGCTGGTCTGCGAAGTCAAGGAACTGAAGTTTGTTAAAAAGGTTGTTATTGAGACTGCTGACGCAGAAATTGCAAATGCTGGAGCTGCACTTGAATATGAAGTCGGTACAATGATTGAGATTCCGCGTGCGGCACTGACTGCAGACGAAATTGCCGCTGAAGCTGATTTCTTCTGCTTTGGTACCAATGACCTTACTCAGATGACTTTTGGTTTCAGCCGTGATGATGCCGGTAAGTTCCTGAGCGCTTATTATGATACCAAGATCTTTGAAAACGATCCGTTTGCCAAGCTTGATCAGACAGGCGTCGGTAAACTGATGAAGATGGCTATTGAACTTGGCCGTCCTGTTAACCCGAAACTGCATGTTGGTATCTGCGGTGAACACGGTGGAGATCCGAGCTCCGTGGAATTCTGCCATAAGATCGGCCTGGATTACGTAAGCTGTTCGCCCTTCCGTGTTCCGATTGCCCGGCTTGCTGCGGCACAGGCAGCTATCAGCAATTCCGGAAAATAA
- a CDS encoding regulatory protein RecX — protein MELNKAGSQISILLDNGERYWLRYEDLAGTGIYKDAEMSEDAFFHWLKVRQYPRALNQAVAMLARRPCSSGEITSRLSRHRYTSEVIELVVYKLEKEKLLNDMDFCNQWIQYRLNRGYGPAVIRRELRSKGIAQEMIDTAFDSVNEEVGLDKAESLARKAWIRRKPDEDLRKSRQKVIGMLVRKGYSWDTARAACKSAENKL, from the coding sequence ATGGAGCTGAATAAAGCAGGTTCACAAATTTCTATTCTTCTGGATAACGGAGAAAGATACTGGCTCAGATACGAAGATCTTGCCGGTACCGGAATTTATAAAGATGCTGAAATGTCTGAAGATGCATTTTTCCATTGGTTGAAGGTGCGTCAGTATCCGCGGGCATTAAACCAGGCTGTTGCCATGCTTGCAAGACGCCCCTGCAGTTCAGGAGAAATCACTTCCCGCCTGTCTCGACACAGATATACTTCTGAGGTAATCGAACTTGTTGTCTATAAACTGGAAAAAGAAAAACTGCTGAATGATATGGATTTTTGTAATCAGTGGATTCAATACCGCCTTAACCGCGGCTATGGTCCTGCTGTTATTCGCCGTGAACTCCGTTCAAAAGGGATTGCTCAGGAGATGATTGATACAGCATTTGATTCAGTAAACGAAGAAGTCGGATTGGATAAAGCCGAATCTCTCGCAAGGAAGGCCTGGATACGCAGAAAACCGGATGAAGATCTTCGTAAATCCAGACAGAAAGTCATCGGAATGCTGGTTCGAAAAGGATATAGCTGGGATACAGCCAGAGCAGCCTGCAAATCGGCTGAAAACAAGCTGTAA
- a CDS encoding serine hydrolase domain-containing protein, which yields MPTTVLKNILYRLALPFCAPGCGKSPVSDHSGHNLIYADAFVHLIRKHHVLGSATYLSAGNQSALILTSSQDPCHIPLPDTFFRVASITKTATSTLVMHLSDLGLLDVDMPVSDLFTAETEQKALNGITLRHLLSHTSGIIDPPDLEQSVENGIPFPDVLSVSRCFTPGAEFHYSNLGFGLIGCILEQVLQIPLSAVFSQYLFSPLDMNATLEGCCIPRNKIMPVTRILPYHKGSEVFVTRLGSSGLTHPDPLRHYGHTAGSMYIDILSLSKLFKMLASDDNSYISSSALNDMKAKHASYGRLSPTLSYGLGLLRISDPFVSDNIVYGHQGFAYGCADGAFWDDRTKCLFITLNGGCSEARKGRLGAANRDLLHWAYRKELPSWSE from the coding sequence CTGCGCCCCGGGCTGCGGTAAAAGTCCCGTAAGCGATCATTCCGGTCATAATCTGATTTATGCGGACGCATTTGTTCATCTTATCCGCAAACACCATGTTCTTGGATCCGCAACATACCTTTCTGCCGGGAACCAGTCTGCACTGATCCTGACTTCATCCCAGGATCCTTGCCACATACCGCTGCCTGACACGTTTTTCCGGGTGGCTTCCATTACGAAAACAGCAACATCCACTCTTGTTATGCATCTTTCAGATCTTGGTCTTCTGGATGTAGACATGCCTGTCAGTGATCTTTTTACCGCTGAAACAGAGCAAAAGGCTTTAAACGGTATCACACTCCGTCATCTCCTGTCCCACACCTCAGGCATTATAGATCCTCCTGATCTGGAGCAATCTGTTGAAAACGGCATTCCTTTCCCGGATGTGCTTTCTGTGTCACGTTGTTTCACTCCCGGTGCTGAATTCCATTATTCAAATCTTGGCTTCGGGCTGATTGGATGTATTCTGGAACAGGTGCTGCAGATACCGCTTAGTGCAGTATTCAGCCAGTATCTCTTTTCCCCTCTTGATATGAACGCTACTCTGGAGGGCTGCTGTATTCCCCGAAATAAAATTATGCCGGTAACCCGTATCCTGCCTTATCATAAGGGCTCTGAAGTATTTGTAACCCGTCTCGGTTCCTCCGGACTGACTCATCCGGATCCCCTGCGTCATTATGGGCATACAGCCGGCAGTATGTATATTGATATACTATCTTTAAGCAAATTGTTTAAAATGCTGGCATCAGATGACAACAGCTATATTTCATCCTCAGCTCTGAATGATATGAAAGCGAAGCATGCATCCTATGGCAGACTTTCACCGACTTTATCTTACGGCCTTGGTCTTCTGCGCATCAGTGATCCTTTTGTCTCAGACAACATTGTATATGGTCACCAGGGATTTGCTTACGGCTGTGCTGACGGCGCATTCTGGGATGACCGGACTAAATGCCTGTTCATCACTCTGAACGGCGGTTGCAGCGAAGCAAGAAAAGGACGTCTCGGCGCAGCCAACAGGGATCTCCTTCACTGGGCCTACAGGAAGGAGCTGCCGTCATGGTCAGAATAA